A region of Sphingomonas crusticola DNA encodes the following proteins:
- a CDS encoding ankyrin repeat domain-containing protein, giving the protein MALKNGVSRAMLCGLALAWAVPAAAQFSDSYNFLKAVRDADGDKATELLAKPGAPVLNTRDPSTGESALHIVIKQHNDNWVAFLLSKGAIPDLKDRQGNTPLHVAALAGDPTAANYLLLQRAKVDVVNNNGETPLILAVHRKDVVVVRQLVEAGADPKIADTIAGKSALDYANDDPRGAALVKILSDAKPAPKKAISGPVR; this is encoded by the coding sequence ATGGCATTGAAGAACGGCGTTTCCAGGGCGATGCTGTGCGGGCTCGCGCTCGCCTGGGCCGTGCCGGCGGCGGCGCAATTCTCCGACAGCTACAATTTCCTGAAGGCGGTGCGCGATGCCGATGGCGACAAGGCGACCGAGTTGCTCGCCAAGCCGGGCGCGCCCGTACTCAACACGCGCGATCCCAGCACCGGCGAGAGCGCGCTGCACATCGTCATCAAGCAGCATAATGACAATTGGGTCGCCTTCCTGCTGAGCAAGGGCGCGATTCCTGACCTCAAGGACCGCCAGGGCAATACGCCGCTGCATGTGGCGGCGCTGGCGGGGGACCCGACCGCGGCCAATTATCTGCTGCTGCAGCGGGCCAAGGTCGACGTCGTCAACAATAATGGCGAAACGCCGCTGATCCTGGCCGTGCATCGCAAGGATGTGGTGGTGGTGCGGCAGCTGGTGGAAGCCGGCGCCGATCCGAAGATCGCCGACACGATCGCGGGCAAGAGCGCGCTGGATTACGCCAATGACGATCCGCGCGGCGCGGCGCTGGTCAAGATCCTTTCCGATGCCAAGCCGGCGCCGAAGAAGGCCATTTCCGGCCCGGTCCGCTAG
- the rho gene encoding transcription termination factor Rho gives MHLKDLKKKTPAELVAMAEERGVEGASTMRKQDLMFGILKAEAEEGETILGLGTIEVLPDGFGFLRSPEANYLAGPDDIYVSPNQVRKFGLRTGDTVEGEIRDPKDGERYFALTKLLQVNFDDPSVVRHRVNFDNLTPLYPESKLTLDPADPTVKDKSARVIDLISPQGKGQRTLIVAPPRVGKTVMLQNMAKAITDNHPEVFLIVLLIDERPEEVTDMQRSVKGEVVSSTFDEPATRHVQVAEMVIEKAKRLVEHKKDVVILLDSITRLGRAYNTVVPSSGKVLTGGVDANALQRPKRFFGAARNIEEGGSLSIIATALIDTGSRMDEVIFEEFKGTGNSEIVLDRKVADKRIFPAMDVGKSGTRKEELLLDKGKLSKMWVLRRILMQMGTTDAMEFLLDKMKDSKTNEDFFDSMNQ, from the coding sequence ATGCATCTCAAAGACCTCAAGAAGAAGACCCCGGCCGAGCTGGTCGCGATGGCGGAAGAACGCGGCGTCGAGGGCGCGTCGACGATGCGCAAGCAGGATCTGATGTTCGGCATCCTCAAGGCGGAGGCCGAGGAAGGCGAAACCATCCTGGGTCTCGGCACGATCGAGGTTTTGCCCGACGGTTTCGGTTTCCTGCGCTCGCCGGAAGCCAATTATCTGGCGGGTCCGGACGACATTTACGTCAGCCCCAACCAGGTGCGTAAGTTCGGCCTGCGTACCGGCGATACGGTTGAAGGCGAGATCCGCGATCCCAAGGATGGCGAACGCTATTTCGCCCTGACCAAGCTCCTGCAGGTCAATTTCGACGACCCGAGCGTGGTGCGTCACCGCGTCAATTTCGACAATCTGACGCCGCTTTATCCCGAATCGAAGCTTACGCTCGATCCGGCGGACCCGACCGTCAAAGACAAGTCGGCGCGCGTGATCGATCTGATCTCGCCGCAGGGTAAGGGCCAGCGCACCTTGATCGTCGCGCCGCCGCGCGTCGGCAAAACCGTGATGCTGCAGAATATGGCCAAGGCCATCACCGACAACCATCCCGAAGTCTTCCTGATCGTGCTGCTGATCGACGAGCGGCCGGAGGAAGTTACCGACATGCAGCGTTCGGTGAAGGGCGAGGTTGTCTCCTCGACCTTCGACGAGCCCGCCACCCGCCACGTCCAAGTCGCCGAGATGGTGATCGAGAAGGCGAAGCGGTTGGTCGAGCACAAGAAGGATGTCGTCATCCTGCTCGACTCGATCACGCGCCTCGGCCGCGCCTACAACACGGTCGTGCCATCGTCGGGCAAGGTCCTGACGGGCGGCGTCGACGCGAACGCCCTGCAGCGTCCCAAGCGCTTCTTCGGCGCCGCGCGCAATATCGAGGAAGGCGGTTCGCTCTCGATCATCGCCACCGCGCTGATCGACACCGGCAGCCGCATGGACGAAGTCATCTTCGAAGAGTTCAAGGGCACCGGTAACTCGGAAATCGTGCTCGACCGCAAGGTGGCCGACAAGCGCATTTTCCCGGCGATGGACGTCGGCAAGTCGGGCACGCGCAAGGAAGAGCTGCTGCTCGACAAGGGCAAGCTGTCCAAGATGTGGGTGCTGCGCCGCATCCTCATGCAGATGGGCACGACCGATGCGATGGAGTTCCTGCTCGACAAGATGAAGGATTCGAAGACCAACGAAGACTTCTTCGATTCGATGAATCAGTAG
- the coaE gene encoding dephospho-CoA kinase (Dephospho-CoA kinase (CoaE) performs the final step in coenzyme A biosynthesis.), translated as MSIVLGLTGSIGMGKSTVAAMFREKGIPVFDSDAAVRRLQGPGGLLLAAIEALHPGVTGPGGVDRVRLGAAVMGNKIALHRLERLIHPEVERERRRFLRRYRARPLVVADVPLLFEKGFWRRVDLIAVVSAPAWKQNARVLGRAGMSWARLEQVRALQLPDAAKRRRADFVIPTGGSIQTTRAAVRRIIAACMARGISG; from the coding sequence ATGAGCATCGTGCTTGGCCTGACCGGCTCGATCGGCATGGGCAAGTCCACGGTCGCGGCGATGTTTCGCGAGAAGGGCATACCGGTGTTCGATTCGGATGCCGCGGTGCGCCGCCTGCAGGGACCGGGCGGATTGCTGCTCGCCGCGATCGAGGCGCTCCATCCGGGCGTGACCGGGCCGGGCGGCGTCGATCGCGTGCGGCTCGGCGCGGCGGTCATGGGCAACAAGATCGCCTTGCACCGGCTCGAAAGGCTGATTCATCCCGAGGTCGAGCGCGAGCGGCGCCGGTTCCTGCGGCGGTATCGCGCGCGGCCTTTGGTGGTCGCGGACGTGCCGCTGCTGTTCGAGAAAGGCTTCTGGCGGCGCGTGGATCTGATCGCGGTCGTGTCGGCCCCCGCCTGGAAGCAGAATGCGCGCGTGCTCGGGCGGGCCGGCATGAGCTGGGCGCGGCTGGAACAGGTGCGCGCACTGCAGCTGCCGGACGCCGCCAAACGCCGCCGTGCCGATTTCGTCATCCCGACCGGAGGCTCGATCCAGACGACGCGAGCCGCCGTCCGCCGCATCATCGCGGCTTGCATGGCGCGCGGCATAAGCGGATAG
- a CDS encoding dienelactone hydrolase family protein codes for MGEMIEIPTLDGEARFAAYLAEPGGAPRAAIIVIQEIFGVNANIRRKVDEWAAKGYLALAPDMFWRFAPGYDVDPDIPEQLAQAMAQRSQFDTDKAVADVEAALRHARAIGVGKVGVVGFCWGGAIAYLAATRTDADASVGYYGRLIAEHLNEAHAIARPLMLHFGEEDPSIPTDVRAKISEALASNPRVTIHEHAGAGHGFAAAFGKRRNENAAQHADALTDEFFEHQIRHNFLRSS; via the coding sequence ATGGGTGAGATGATCGAAATCCCGACACTCGACGGCGAAGCGCGCTTTGCCGCCTATCTGGCCGAGCCGGGAGGCGCTCCGAGGGCGGCAATCATCGTCATCCAGGAGATATTCGGGGTGAATGCCAACATCCGTCGCAAGGTCGATGAGTGGGCGGCAAAGGGCTATCTTGCGCTCGCGCCCGACATGTTCTGGCGGTTTGCGCCCGGCTATGATGTCGATCCCGACATACCCGAGCAGCTGGCACAGGCCATGGCGCAGCGCAGCCAGTTCGATACGGACAAGGCGGTGGCCGATGTCGAAGCCGCCCTGCGCCACGCTCGCGCGATCGGCGTAGGCAAGGTCGGCGTGGTGGGGTTCTGCTGGGGCGGCGCGATCGCCTATCTCGCCGCGACCCGCACCGATGCCGACGCCAGCGTCGGCTATTATGGCCGCCTGATCGCCGAGCACCTCAACGAAGCGCACGCGATCGCGAGGCCGCTGATGCTGCACTTCGGCGAGGAGGATCCGTCAATTCCCACGGATGTACGCGCAAAGATCAGCGAGGCATTGGCTTCCAACCCGCGCGTCACGATCCACGAACATGCCGGCGCCGGACATGGCTTCGCAGCGGCCTTCGGCAAGCGCCGCAACGAAAATGCTGCGCAGCATGCGGACGCGCTAACCGATGAATTCTTCGAGCATCAGATTAGGCATAACTTCCTACGATCCAGCTAG
- the dnaQ gene encoding DNA polymerase III subunit epsilon, translating into MREIVFDTETTGLSPHDGHRLVEIGCVEIFNRCETGRSFHAYINPERHMPSEAEAVHGLSATFLSDKPCFHAIVDDLIQFLGDSPLVAHNAAFDFGFLNWELANCGRDPICLSRMIDTLVMARSRHPGAKHSLDALCTRYGVDRSQRIKHGALLDAELLTQVYVELCGGRQIGLSLAEERAVEEAVSFAVASAAVQRIARPARPHKASDVELARHAAFIQKLVDPVWELVPAVG; encoded by the coding sequence ATGCGCGAAATCGTGTTCGACACTGAAACCACGGGCCTCAGCCCGCATGACGGCCATCGCCTGGTCGAGATTGGCTGCGTCGAGATTTTCAACCGGTGCGAGACCGGCCGCTCGTTCCACGCTTATATCAATCCCGAGCGCCACATGCCGAGCGAGGCGGAGGCGGTGCATGGGCTCTCGGCGACTTTCCTGTCGGACAAACCCTGCTTCCACGCGATCGTCGACGACCTGATCCAATTCCTCGGCGACAGTCCCCTGGTCGCGCACAATGCCGCGTTCGATTTCGGCTTCCTCAACTGGGAGCTCGCCAATTGCGGGCGCGACCCGATCTGCCTCAGCCGCATGATCGACACGCTGGTGATGGCGCGCAGCCGTCACCCGGGCGCCAAGCACAGCCTGGATGCGCTGTGCACGCGCTATGGTGTCGATCGCAGCCAGCGCATCAAGCATGGCGCGCTGCTCGACGCGGAGCTGCTGACGCAGGTCTATGTCGAATTGTGCGGTGGCCGGCAGATCGGCCTCTCGCTCGCCGAAGAGCGCGCGGTCGAAGAGGCGGTCTCGTTCGCGGTCGCCTCGGCGGCGGTGCAGCGCATTGCGCGTCCGGCTCGACCGCATAAAGCGAGCGACGTGGAACTGGCGCGTCACGCAGCGTTTATCCAGAAGCTGGTCGATCCGGTGTGGGAGCTCGTCCCCGCCGTGGGTTGA
- a CDS encoding PTS sugar transporter subunit IIA: MDDLSDLLNPDAALIGVAAPNKKALFQQLAASAATLTGLDARVIVERLLERERLGSTGFGGGVAIPHGKMDGLDHVTGLVARLASPIDFQAIDGMPVDLVFLLLSPPDAGVEHLKALARVSRKLRDRAFVAKLRGAASPDALYALFAHTDTRDAA, encoded by the coding sequence ATGGACGATCTCTCCGACCTGCTGAATCCCGACGCCGCCCTCATCGGCGTCGCCGCTCCCAACAAGAAAGCCCTCTTCCAGCAGCTCGCGGCCAGTGCCGCGACGCTGACCGGGCTGGACGCGCGCGTCATCGTCGAGCGCCTGCTCGAACGCGAACGGCTGGGGTCGACCGGGTTCGGCGGCGGGGTCGCCATTCCGCACGGCAAGATGGACGGGCTCGATCATGTGACCGGCCTCGTCGCCCGCCTGGCATCGCCGATCGATTTCCAGGCGATCGACGGCATGCCGGTCGATCTGGTGTTCTTGCTGCTGTCGCCGCCCGATGCCGGGGTTGAGCATCTCAAGGCGCTCGCGCGCGTCAGCCGCAAGCTGCGCGACCGGGCGTTCGTCGCCAAATTGCGCGGCGCCGCTTCACCCGATGCGCTCTACGCCTTGTTCGCCCACACCGACACGCGCGACGCGGCCTGA
- a CDS encoding DUF1491 family protein, with protein sequence MTPRLTAGMLVSALIRRAEELGGNGMVLAKGDATAGAILIQLAERGVPGDLLERRLDEAGVYRWSPTGPEDVDQRSDYIARRRRTDPDLWVIELDVAEAMTLVEDIAN encoded by the coding sequence GTGACTCCCCGGCTTACCGCCGGGATGCTCGTATCCGCACTGATCCGCCGCGCCGAGGAGCTGGGCGGCAACGGCATGGTGCTCGCCAAAGGCGATGCGACCGCGGGCGCGATCCTGATCCAACTGGCCGAACGCGGCGTGCCCGGCGATCTGCTCGAACGGCGGCTGGACGAGGCGGGCGTCTATCGATGGTCACCCACCGGCCCGGAAGATGTCGATCAACGCAGCGATTATATTGCCCGTCGGCGGCGGACGGATCCTGACTTGTGGGTGATCGAACTGGACGTCGCAGAGGCGATGACGCTGGTCGAGGATATTGCCAATTAG
- a CDS encoding MmcB family DNA repair protein yields MASLPHCFDDAPLCAADVARGVARLLWRQDLVGICEVPLGNGRRADIMAIDAKGCITIVEIKCSRADLRGDGKWHEYLDYCDRFLWAVPAGFALEPFDEPHFRPDIAGLIVADRYDAEMLRAPQVRPLAAARRKVETLRFARRAAQRLLGSLDPGLAGLD; encoded by the coding sequence ATGGCCAGCCTGCCTCACTGCTTCGACGACGCGCCTTTATGCGCGGCCGATGTCGCGCGCGGCGTCGCGCGATTGCTGTGGCGGCAGGATCTGGTCGGGATTTGCGAAGTGCCGCTCGGCAATGGCCGGCGAGCGGACATCATGGCGATCGACGCCAAGGGCTGCATCACCATCGTCGAGATCAAATGCTCGCGCGCCGATCTGCGGGGCGACGGCAAGTGGCACGAATATCTCGATTATTGCGACCGCTTCCTGTGGGCGGTGCCGGCCGGCTTTGCGCTGGAGCCGTTCGATGAACCGCATTTCCGGCCCGATATCGCCGGCCTGATCGTCGCCGACCGCTATGATGCGGAGATGTTGCGCGCGCCGCAGGTGCGGCCGCTCGCGGCCGCGCGGCGCAAGGTCGAGACGCTGCGGTTCGCGCGCCGCGCGGCGCAGCGGCTGCTGGGGTCGCTCGATCCCGGCCTGGCCGGCCTGGACTAG
- the hpf gene encoding ribosome hibernation-promoting factor, HPF/YfiA family encodes MDIRVSGHQVDTGDALRVHVEERLQALAEKYFSRSISAHVTFGQGPHNSFSCDIVAHVMQGVILKGAGQGNEAHPAFDQAADRIETQLRRYMRRLKGRHAGPAAGEIEASAGYTVFQPPAEEEDIGGDHPPVVAETRVDVPEASVSDAVMMLDLRNTNALLFKNSGTGAFNMVYRRGDGTIGWVEPQRAA; translated from the coding sequence ATGGATATCCGGGTGTCTGGTCATCAGGTCGATACCGGCGATGCGCTGCGCGTTCATGTCGAGGAGCGGCTGCAGGCGCTGGCGGAGAAATATTTCTCCCGCTCGATCTCGGCCCACGTCACGTTCGGCCAGGGTCCGCACAACAGCTTCTCGTGCGATATCGTCGCGCATGTCATGCAGGGCGTGATCCTGAAGGGTGCCGGACAGGGCAATGAGGCGCATCCTGCCTTCGACCAGGCCGCCGACCGGATCGAGACCCAGCTGCGCCGCTATATGCGCCGCCTCAAGGGCCGCCATGCGGGGCCCGCGGCCGGCGAGATCGAGGCGAGCGCGGGCTATACCGTCTTCCAGCCACCGGCGGAGGAAGAGGATATTGGCGGCGATCATCCGCCGGTGGTCGCCGAAACGCGGGTCGACGTGCCGGAGGCGAGCGTGTCCGACGCGGTCATGATGCTCGACCTGCGCAACACCAACGCCCTGCTGTTCAAGAATTCGGGCACCGGCGCGTTCAATATGGTGTATCGGCGCGGCGACGGCACGATCGGCTGGGTGGAACCGCAGCGCGCCGCCTGA
- a CDS encoding pyruvate, water dikinase regulatory protein, producing the protein MMRLHLHLLSDSTGETLEVIAKAGVAQFDGVEVIKHFWPMVRSEGHLDRVLTEIIQRPGLIIYTLVNSEVRRTLEARCRMAGLPLVAALDPVTEALQRLLGQEAKAKPGRQHALDAAYFARVDAIQFTIAHDDGIAPEDWEEADIVLAGVSRSSKTPTSIYLANRGYKVANIPLVLESPPPRQLFEVTKPLIVGLTTSPDRLIQIRRNRLLSLNQVTETAYVDQEAVARELAAARRIFADRGWPVIDVTRRSIEETAAAIINLIGERDGAGPA; encoded by the coding sequence CTGATGCGGCTGCATCTTCATCTCCTGTCGGATTCGACCGGCGAAACTCTGGAAGTGATCGCCAAGGCGGGCGTCGCCCAGTTCGACGGGGTCGAGGTCATCAAGCATTTCTGGCCGATGGTGCGCTCCGAAGGCCATCTCGACCGCGTTCTCACCGAGATCATCCAGCGCCCCGGCCTGATCATCTATACTTTGGTCAATTCGGAGGTGCGCCGCACGCTCGAAGCGCGCTGTCGCATGGCGGGGTTGCCGCTGGTGGCGGCACTCGATCCGGTAACCGAGGCGTTGCAGCGCCTGCTCGGCCAGGAGGCCAAGGCCAAGCCCGGCCGCCAGCACGCGCTCGACGCCGCCTATTTCGCGCGGGTCGATGCGATCCAGTTCACGATCGCGCATGACGACGGCATCGCGCCCGAGGATTGGGAGGAGGCGGACATCGTGCTGGCGGGCGTCTCCCGCTCGTCGAAGACGCCGACGTCGATCTATCTCGCCAATCGCGGTTATAAGGTCGCCAATATCCCGCTCGTGCTGGAATCGCCGCCGCCCAGGCAATTGTTCGAGGTGACCAAGCCGCTGATCGTCGGCCTCACCACCAGCCCCGACCGGCTGATCCAGATCCGCCGCAATCGCCTGTTGTCGCTCAACCAGGTGACGGAGACCGCCTATGTCGATCAGGAGGCCGTCGCGCGCGAGCTGGCGGCGGCACGACGTATATTTGCGGACCGTGGCTGGCCGGTGATCGACGTCACCCGCCGCTCGATCGAGGAGACCGCGGCGGCGATCATCAACCTGATCGGCGAACGCGACGGCGCGGGCCCGGCATGA
- the aroE gene encoding shikimate dehydrogenase, which translates to MNAFAEVIGDPIAQSKSPIMHGFWLEQAGIDGSYGRSHLTTDALPDFFAARRSDPHWRGCNVTLPHKQAVMPLLDRIDPTAQAIGAVNTIVSRDGVLIGHNTDAPGFLEPLRPQLAERHLLRTARILGTGGAARAIAHALWEEGFTLIIAGRDLAKAQALADAFGPQDVHVCTLDTFARPLDFDWGEAGDRLDLVVNATSLGMTGKPPLPIDFSNLPPGAIVYDAIYAPLVTPLLAEAQARGHPTIDGLSMLIGQGRIAFEHFFGAVPPSDPDSEAELRARLTA; encoded by the coding sequence ATGAACGCTTTTGCCGAAGTGATCGGAGACCCGATCGCGCAATCCAAGTCGCCGATCATGCACGGCTTCTGGCTGGAGCAAGCCGGGATCGACGGGAGCTATGGCCGCAGCCATCTGACGACCGATGCCTTGCCCGATTTCTTCGCCGCGCGGCGTAGCGATCCGCATTGGCGCGGGTGCAACGTCACCCTGCCGCACAAGCAGGCGGTGATGCCCTTGCTCGATCGCATCGATCCGACGGCGCAGGCGATCGGCGCGGTCAATACGATCGTGTCGCGCGACGGCGTGCTGATCGGCCACAATACCGATGCGCCAGGTTTCCTCGAACCGTTGCGGCCGCAGCTGGCCGAGCGGCATTTGCTGCGCACCGCGCGCATCTTGGGCACCGGCGGCGCCGCGCGCGCGATCGCGCATGCGCTGTGGGAGGAAGGCTTCACGCTGATCATCGCCGGGCGGGATCTCGCCAAAGCCCAGGCGCTGGCCGACGCCTTCGGGCCGCAGGACGTGCATGTCTGCACGCTCGATACGTTCGCGCGCCCGCTCGATTTCGACTGGGGCGAGGCGGGCGACCGGCTCGACCTGGTGGTCAACGCGACCTCGCTCGGCATGACCGGCAAGCCGCCATTGCCGATCGACTTCTCAAACCTGCCACCGGGCGCCATCGTCTATGATGCGATCTACGCGCCGCTGGTCACGCCTTTGCTCGCCGAAGCGCAGGCGCGCGGTCATCCGACTATCGACGGTCTCAGCATGCTGATCGGCCAGGGGCGGATCGCGTTCGAGCATTTCTTCGGGGCGGTGCCGCCGTCCGACCCGGACAGCGAAGCCGAGTTGCGGGCGCGGCTCACCGCATGA
- a CDS encoding CopD family protein has protein sequence MSLPSLGYILSLTYLWIKAAHIIFVIFWIAGLFLLPRYYVYHQESTPGSQEERRWIEREAKLRNIIITPAMTLVWILGITLATVGHFWNSGWLMAKLALVIGLSGYHGYMVGYGKKLARGERPVSGKALRIMNEVPGIATAAIVILVVLKPF, from the coding sequence ATGAGCCTCCCCAGCCTGGGATATATCCTCTCGTTGACCTACCTTTGGATCAAGGCCGCCCACATCATCTTCGTGATCTTCTGGATTGCGGGGCTGTTCCTGCTGCCGCGTTATTACGTCTACCATCAGGAATCGACGCCCGGCAGCCAGGAAGAGCGCCGCTGGATCGAGCGCGAGGCGAAGCTGCGCAACATCATCATCACGCCGGCGATGACCCTTGTCTGGATCCTCGGCATCACGCTCGCCACGGTCGGCCATTTCTGGAACAGCGGCTGGCTGATGGCCAAGCTTGCGCTCGTCATCGGCCTGTCGGGCTATCATGGCTACATGGTTGGCTATGGCAAGAAGCTCGCACGCGGCGAACGGCCGGTGAGCGGCAAGGCGCTGCGCATCATGAACGAGGTTCCCGGCATCGCGACCGCGGCGATCGTCATTCTGGTGGTTCTAAAGCCGTTCTAG
- a CDS encoding TerC family protein, with amino-acid sequence MTELWQHIIADFSNIGSPAALSAFLQVLMIDIMLAGDNAIVVGAIAAGLSVEQRRKVILIGIIAALVLRIAFALAVTQLLQVVGLTFAGGLLLLWVAWKMWRELRGDHAQSHDGLKPARSFAAAAWAVAIADVSMSLDNVLAVAGAAHAHPGILIIGLVLSVILMGVAASFLARLIERYSWIGYVGLAVIFFVALKMVYEGVVNPKVGVLTLFS; translated from the coding sequence ATGACCGAGCTCTGGCAACATATCATCGCGGACTTCTCCAACATCGGCTCGCCCGCCGCTTTGTCGGCGTTTCTGCAGGTGTTGATGATCGACATCATGCTCGCCGGCGACAATGCCATCGTCGTCGGCGCGATCGCCGCCGGGCTGAGCGTCGAGCAACGCCGCAAGGTCATCCTGATCGGCATCATCGCGGCACTCGTACTGCGCATCGCCTTCGCGCTTGCAGTGACGCAGCTGCTGCAGGTCGTCGGATTGACCTTCGCCGGTGGCTTGCTGCTGCTGTGGGTCGCCTGGAAGATGTGGCGCGAATTGCGCGGCGATCATGCGCAGAGCCACGACGGGCTCAAGCCCGCTCGGAGCTTCGCCGCCGCGGCCTGGGCCGTCGCCATCGCCGACGTGTCGATGAGCCTGGACAATGTGCTCGCTGTCGCTGGCGCCGCGCACGCCCACCCGGGCATCCTCATCATTGGGCTGGTCCTCTCGGTCATCCTGATGGGCGTTGCTGCCAGCTTCCTGGCGCGGCTGATCGAGCGGTATAGCTGGATCGGTTATGTTGGCCTGGCGGTGATCTTCTTCGTCGCGCTGAAGATGGTCTACGAGGGCGTGGTCAATCCCAAGGTCGGCGTGCTGACGTTGTTCAGTTGA
- the hemE gene encoding uroporphyrinogen decarboxylase: MENRHAFDRPLLGVLSGERRDPPPVWLMRQAGRYLPEYRALRAEKGGFLALCYDPVAAAEITLQPIRRFGFDGAILFSDILVIPQALGQDLWFETGEGPRLAPQLLDGDMSALSPEPAMLAPIFETVRRVVAELPPHTTMLGFAGSPWTVATYMVAGQGTKDQNPARRLAYRDPAAFRRLIDAIVAATVDYLCDQIDAGVEAVQLFDSWAGSLAPEEFKRWVIVPNRAIVEALRSRRPGIPIIGFPKGIGEKLPVYARETGVDALGIDETMDPVWADGALPASLPVQGNLDPLALVAGGDGLATAVAGIRAAFAKRPHIFNLGHGILQDTPISHVEQLLAMLRA, from the coding sequence CTGGAAAATCGGCATGCGTTCGACCGGCCCTTGCTCGGGGTATTGAGCGGGGAACGGCGCGATCCGCCGCCCGTCTGGCTGATGCGTCAGGCGGGGCGCTATCTGCCCGAATATCGCGCGCTGCGGGCGGAGAAAGGCGGGTTTCTCGCTTTGTGCTACGATCCGGTAGCCGCGGCCGAGATCACACTCCAGCCGATCCGCCGCTTCGGCTTTGACGGCGCGATCCTGTTTTCCGACATCCTCGTCATCCCCCAGGCGCTCGGCCAGGATCTGTGGTTCGAAACCGGCGAGGGGCCGCGGCTCGCGCCGCAATTGCTCGACGGCGACATGAGCGCGCTTTCGCCCGAGCCGGCGATGCTCGCGCCGATCTTCGAGACGGTCCGCCGCGTGGTAGCCGAATTGCCGCCGCACACCACGATGCTCGGCTTCGCAGGATCGCCGTGGACGGTCGCGACCTACATGGTGGCGGGGCAGGGCACCAAGGACCAGAATCCCGCCAGGCGGCTGGCCTACCGCGACCCAGCGGCATTCCGGCGGCTGATCGACGCCATCGTCGCCGCGACCGTCGACTATCTGTGCGACCAGATCGACGCCGGCGTGGAAGCAGTGCAATTGTTCGACAGCTGGGCCGGCAGCCTTGCGCCCGAAGAATTCAAGCGTTGGGTGATCGTCCCGAATCGCGCGATCGTAGAAGCGCTGCGCAGCCGGCGGCCGGGGATTCCGATCATCGGTTTTCCCAAGGGAATCGGTGAAAAATTGCCCGTCTATGCGCGCGAGACGGGGGTCGACGCGCTGGGGATCGACGAGACGATGGATCCCGTCTGGGCCGATGGTGCGCTACCGGCCAGTCTGCCGGTGCAAGGCAATCTCGATCCACTCGCGCTGGTGGCGGGCGGCGATGGGCTCGCCACGGCGGTTGCCGGCATTCGCGCGGCGTTTGCGAAACGGCCCCATATCTTCAATCTCGGTCACGGCATTTTACAGGACACACCGATCTCGCATGTCGAGCAACTGCTCGCTATGCTGCGCGCATGA
- a CDS encoding Maf family protein, whose amino-acid sequence MTELILASQSASRRAMLEAAGVPFTAEAARVDEDSIKQSMLSEGTDGRRLADALAEMKAIKVSQRHPTALVLGCDSTVTAADGDLIDKAETREEAANQLRTLAGTTHRLTSAAVVAQSGVPVWRHVDTAKLTMRAFSDEFLEAYLDAEWPAIGGCVGGYRIEGRGAQLFSRIDGDHFTILGLPLLPLLDWLRVRQVVAT is encoded by the coding sequence ATGACCGAACTGATCCTCGCCTCGCAATCCGCGTCGCGCCGCGCCATGCTGGAGGCGGCGGGCGTGCCGTTCACGGCCGAGGCGGCGCGGGTCGACGAAGACTCGATCAAGCAGTCGATGCTGAGCGAGGGCACGGACGGCCGCCGCCTGGCGGATGCGCTGGCCGAGATGAAGGCGATCAAAGTGTCGCAGCGTCATCCGACCGCCTTGGTGCTGGGATGCGATTCGACCGTAACCGCCGCCGACGGCGACCTGATCGACAAGGCCGAGACGCGCGAGGAGGCCGCGAACCAGCTCCGTACGCTTGCCGGCACCACCCACCGGCTCACCAGCGCAGCCGTAGTGGCCCAGAGCGGCGTACCGGTCTGGCGCCATGTCGATACCGCCAAGTTGACGATGCGCGCCTTTTCAGACGAGTTCCTGGAAGCCTATCTCGACGCCGAATGGCCGGCGATCGGCGGATGTGTCGGCGGCTACCGGATTGAGGGGCGCGGCGCCCAATTATTCAGCCGGATCGACGGCGATCATTTCACCATCCTCGGCCTGCCGCTGTTGCCGCTGCTCGACTGGCTGAGGGTGCGCCAAGTGGTCGCGACGTAG